One part of the Pandoraea faecigallinarum genome encodes these proteins:
- a CDS encoding FliI/YscN family ATPase, with translation MRLPEWCDALEALGALEPPELCAAPPMRLEGRLSEVGATLLRAHLPGVGLGELCTLPDGEPAEVIAVHDHEALLSPYREPLGMTAGQWVEPTGRRADVGVGDALLGRVVDALGRPIDGLPTPQFERRRDIDAEPPDPMQRQVIGTRLAMGVRAIDAALTVGVGQRLGIFAPAGCGKSTLLGMLAAGSDADVVVLGLIGERGREVREFLEHVLSAATRARSVAVVATSDRPALERLKAAATATAIAEHFRDQGKNVLLLIDSLTRYARAVREIALAAGEPIVAGGYPPSLYARLPRLLERAGPAARGSITAFYTVLVDDKADALAEEVRSLLDGHIVLSRKLAEANHYPAIDVLASISRVMHQVAEPEHRAAAARLRQLMAAWREIELLVRVGEYRAGQDADADDAIARRTQIAALLCQRVDEHVDFELTCAALSDTVGLPC, from the coding sequence ATGCGTTTGCCTGAGTGGTGCGATGCGCTCGAGGCGCTGGGTGCCCTGGAGCCGCCTGAGCTGTGCGCCGCGCCGCCCATGCGGCTTGAGGGCCGGCTCTCCGAGGTGGGTGCCACGCTGCTGCGCGCGCACTTGCCCGGCGTCGGCCTGGGCGAGCTGTGCACGCTGCCCGACGGCGAGCCTGCCGAAGTCATTGCCGTGCACGACCATGAGGCGCTGCTCTCGCCGTATCGCGAGCCGCTGGGCATGACGGCCGGTCAGTGGGTCGAGCCCACGGGCCGGCGCGCGGACGTGGGCGTGGGCGACGCGCTGTTAGGCCGCGTGGTCGATGCGCTGGGTCGCCCGATCGACGGGCTACCGACACCGCAGTTCGAGCGTCGCCGCGACATCGACGCCGAGCCGCCCGACCCGATGCAGCGCCAGGTGATCGGCACGCGTCTGGCGATGGGCGTGCGCGCGATCGACGCGGCACTCACCGTGGGCGTAGGCCAGCGCCTGGGCATCTTTGCGCCGGCCGGATGCGGCAAGAGCACGCTGCTGGGCATGCTCGCCGCGGGCAGCGACGCCGACGTGGTGGTGCTCGGGCTCATCGGCGAGCGCGGCCGCGAGGTCCGCGAATTCCTGGAGCATGTGCTCAGCGCCGCGACGCGCGCGCGCAGTGTGGCCGTGGTGGCCACCTCGGACCGCCCGGCGCTCGAGCGGCTCAAAGCGGCCGCCACCGCCACGGCCATCGCCGAACATTTTCGCGATCAGGGTAAAAACGTGTTGTTGCTGATTGATTCGCTCACGCGCTACGCGCGCGCGGTGCGCGAGATCGCGCTGGCCGCGGGCGAGCCGATCGTCGCGGGCGGCTACCCGCCGAGTCTCTACGCGCGCCTGCCGCGGCTGCTCGAGCGTGCGGGCCCGGCGGCACGCGGCAGTATTACCGCCTTTTACACGGTCCTGGTGGACGACAAGGCGGACGCGCTCGCCGAAGAGGTGCGCTCGCTGCTCGACGGCCATATCGTGCTCTCGCGCAAGCTCGCCGAGGCCAATCACTATCCGGCGATCGACGTGCTGGCCAGCATTAGTCGCGTGATGCATCAGGTGGCCGAGCCTGAGCACCGCGCCGCCGCCGCGCGCCTGCGCCAACTCATGGCGGCGTGGCGCGAGATCGAGCTACTGGTGCGCGTGGGCGAATACCGGGCCGGGCAAGACGCCGATGCCGACGACGCGATCGCGCGCCGCACGCAGATCGCCGCCCTGTTGTGCCAACGCGTGGATGAGCACGTCGACTTCGAACTCACGTGCGCGGCGCTCTCGGACACGGTGGGGTTGCCGTGCTGA
- a CDS encoding type III secretion protein, which translates to MDLQWQRRAELWLRLMDARGMAPAPHLAVPHGVDTHYLEQHAERAQVALSRPLPAAQRVAALHKLLGLLMPEAGGGVPLRAWLARGQLWLAGTAPPDSGAELWAELARQQRRLLDRVTEPADEDAQ; encoded by the coding sequence ATGGATCTGCAATGGCAAAGACGCGCCGAGCTGTGGCTGCGCCTGATGGACGCGCGCGGCATGGCGCCCGCGCCGCATCTGGCCGTGCCGCATGGCGTCGACACGCATTACCTGGAGCAGCACGCCGAGCGTGCGCAGGTGGCGCTGTCGCGGCCGCTGCCGGCGGCGCAGCGCGTCGCTGCGCTGCATAAGCTGCTGGGCCTGCTCATGCCCGAAGCCGGCGGGGGCGTGCCGTTGCGCGCGTGGCTCGCGCGTGGCCAGTTGTGGCTGGCCGGCACCGCGCCGCCCGACAGCGGCGCCGAACTGTGGGCGGAGCTCGCGCGCCAGCAGCGACGTTTATTGGATCGTGTGACGGAGCCCGCCGATGAAGACGCTCAATAA
- a CDS encoding EscV/YscV/HrcV family type III secretion system export apparatus protein, with protein MKTLNNLLKGLSARQDVMLAAMLLMAIFMMIVPLPTLLVDVLIAINVTLSITLLMMAVYIREPMEFSAFPAVLLITTLYRLALTISTSRLILLQHDAGEIVYTFGEFAVGGNLVVGLIVFTIITIVQFIVITKGSERVAEVSARFSLDGMPGKQMSIDGDLRAGVIDATEARRQRATVQKESQLYGAMDGAMKFVKGDAIASIIVILVNIFGGICVGVFMHGMSAEEAVATYAILSVGDGLIAQIPALLISIAAGIIVTRVPGETRRNLADELSAQILRQREALWIVAAVLVLFAALPGFPVFVFLPLAASVALVTWWVQRRARRVGSASGGDDAQEDAPGAGATPDIGAVPLLLRVHPELAQDGALALGLAALRTRKLEQSGLPLPDIQLQADASLAPRHMTFLLYQEPVLQLEVRPWLLLDAGTPALPQAAAQDTLPFGGITLQWVAPDQADGLAALGHTVHQGADRVVYLVSLALDRYASELIGVQEARYLMDQMEQRYGELVKELQRQLPVSRVADVLQRLVAEGVSIRDLRAVFEALVEWAPREKDPLMLAEYARLGLRRHIVGRQRRGQPWVRAWVIGNHIEQTIRESIRQTSAGSYSALAPEENQAIVAEIRGALAQSGTAGLALVTAIDVRRFVRKLIEKDLFAVPVLSFQDLEDEAELKVLGHVELIGEGDADAFA; from the coding sequence ATGAAGACGCTCAATAACTTGCTCAAAGGGCTGTCCGCCCGTCAAGACGTGATGCTCGCGGCCATGTTGTTGATGGCCATCTTCATGATGATCGTGCCGCTGCCCACGTTGCTCGTGGACGTGCTGATCGCGATCAACGTCACGCTGTCCATCACGCTGCTGATGATGGCGGTCTATATCCGTGAGCCGATGGAATTTTCCGCCTTCCCTGCGGTGCTGCTCATCACCACGCTGTACCGGCTCGCGCTGACCATCAGTACCAGCCGGCTCATCTTGTTGCAGCACGACGCGGGCGAGATCGTCTACACGTTCGGCGAGTTTGCCGTGGGTGGCAATCTGGTGGTGGGGCTGATTGTCTTTACCATCATCACCATTGTGCAGTTCATCGTCATCACCAAGGGCTCCGAGCGCGTCGCGGAGGTCAGCGCGCGCTTCTCGCTCGACGGGATGCCGGGCAAGCAGATGAGTATCGACGGCGACCTGCGCGCGGGCGTCATCGACGCGACCGAAGCGCGTCGTCAGCGCGCGACGGTGCAAAAGGAGAGCCAGCTGTACGGCGCCATGGATGGGGCGATGAAGTTTGTCAAAGGCGACGCGATCGCCTCCATCATCGTCATCCTGGTCAATATCTTCGGCGGCATCTGCGTGGGGGTGTTCATGCACGGCATGAGCGCCGAGGAGGCCGTGGCCACGTATGCGATTCTCTCCGTGGGCGACGGACTGATTGCGCAGATTCCGGCGCTGTTGATCTCGATCGCCGCCGGTATCATCGTCACGCGCGTGCCGGGCGAGACGCGCCGCAATCTGGCCGACGAACTCTCCGCACAAATTCTGCGCCAGCGCGAAGCGCTGTGGATCGTCGCCGCGGTGCTGGTGCTGTTTGCCGCGCTGCCGGGCTTTCCCGTGTTCGTGTTCCTGCCCTTGGCTGCGAGCGTCGCGCTCGTCACGTGGTGGGTGCAGCGCCGCGCGCGCCGCGTCGGGTCGGCCTCCGGCGGCGATGACGCGCAGGAGGACGCGCCGGGTGCGGGTGCCACGCCCGACATCGGGGCCGTGCCGCTGCTCTTGCGGGTGCATCCGGAGCTCGCGCAAGACGGCGCGCTCGCGCTCGGGCTGGCGGCGCTGCGCACGCGTAAGCTCGAGCAATCGGGGTTGCCGCTGCCGGACATTCAATTGCAGGCCGACGCGAGTCTGGCGCCGCGTCACATGACGTTCCTGTTGTATCAGGAGCCGGTGCTGCAACTGGAGGTGCGCCCCTGGCTGCTGCTCGACGCGGGCACGCCGGCGCTGCCGCAGGCGGCCGCGCAAGACACGCTGCCGTTTGGCGGCATCACACTGCAGTGGGTCGCACCGGACCAGGCCGACGGTCTGGCGGCGTTGGGCCATACGGTGCACCAGGGGGCGGACCGGGTGGTGTACCTGGTGTCGCTCGCGCTCGATCGCTACGCCTCCGAGCTCATCGGTGTGCAGGAGGCCCGCTACCTGATGGACCAGATGGAGCAGCGCTACGGCGAGCTGGTCAAGGAGCTGCAACGCCAGTTGCCCGTGAGCCGCGTGGCCGACGTGCTGCAACGGCTGGTGGCCGAAGGCGTATCGATTCGCGACCTGCGCGCGGTGTTCGAGGCGCTGGTGGAGTGGGCCCCGCGCGAGAAAGACCCGCTGATGCTCGCGGAATATGCTCGGCTGGGGTTGCGTCGCCACATCGTCGGGCGTCAGCGCCGCGGTCAGCCGTGGGTGCGCGCCTGGGTGATCGGCAATCATATCGAACAGACCATTCGCGAATCGATTCGCCAGACCTCGGCCGGCTCATACTCCGCGCTCGCCCCCGAGGAGAACCAGGCGATCGTCGCCGAGATTCGCGGCGCGCTGGCGCAAAGCGGCACGGCGGGCCTGGCCCTGGTCACTGCGATCGACGTGCGCCGCTTCGTGCGCAAGCTCATTGAGAAGGACCTGTTCGCGGTGCCGGTGCTCTCGTTCCAGGATCTGGAGGACGAGGCCGAGCTCAAGGTGTTAGGTCATGTGGAACTCATAGGGGAAGGAGACGCCGATGCGTTTGCCTGA